CATCTCAATCCACGTTCCATGCGGGTAGTGGCCCTTTCTAAACCCACCGAGGTAGAGAGCGGTCAATGGTATTTCAGGCGCTATATTAAGGAGCTCCCCAATCCGGGTGAGATTGTTTTCTTTGACCGTTCATGGTACAACCGAACGGTGGTAGAACCGGTTATGGGATTTTGCAATACCGAGCAATACGATCGCTTTATGGTGCAGGTGCCGGGCTTTGAGCATATGCTCTATGAGGATGGAGTAATCCTGATCAAATTTTGGTTTTCCATTTCCAAGGAGGAGCAAAAGAAACGCTTTAAATCGCGGATGAAAAACCCCTTGAAGCAATGGAAATTTTCGCCGGTAGATATGAAGGGACAGGAATTATGGGATCGCTATACCTATTATAAGGAGCAAATGTTTTCCAAGACCCACACCACCTTCAGTCCTTGGATCATTGTAAAAACCAATAATAAACGGGAAGCGCGTTTGGAAAGCATCCGCTATGTGCTCTCCCAACTCCCCTATCAAGATCGAAGGCTAAAAAACCGGACCACCATTTTACCCGATCCCAATGTGGTAGCACGCTATTATCGACA
The Croceimicrobium hydrocarbonivorans genome window above contains:
- the ppk2 gene encoding polyphosphate kinase 2 is translated as MYTREELCKVKQRKDLVQIAEQSGTDLSKIIRNQRYEEELRLLQTELVNLQRWVAKKKLRVAVLFEGRDAAGKGGSIKRFVEHLNPRSMRVVALSKPTEVESGQWYFRRYIKELPNPGEIVFFDRSWYNRTVVEPVMGFCNTEQYDRFMVQVPGFEHMLYEDGVILIKFWFSISKEEQKKRFKSRMKNPLKQWKFSPVDMKGQELWDRYTYYKEQMFSKTHTTFSPWIIVKTNNKREARLESIRYVLSQLPYQDRRLKNRTTILPDPNVVARYYRHIEQIDI